The following proteins are encoded in a genomic region of Thioclava nitratireducens:
- a CDS encoding ABC transporter permease, translated as MSRLSTLWVWAVFAFMYLPIAMIALFSVNDSKIMSLPFSGFTLKWYAEVMGDGRLGGGFLTTLSVAFPVAICATLLGGLAALAISFYPMRGRGIFAVLLLAPFLIPKLILAVAQLIMFNETGVARSLLTVIAAQTVIVLPFSTLVIASVLIRIDRGLLEAAADLGASGLSAFRRVVLPLMANGLMASWVVAFVLSSAEYVLTAFVSGRAQPLSVLVASDFRFALSPSLNALAVMIVFGNIALVALAELIRRRASKTGA; from the coding sequence ATGTCGCGCCTCTCCACGCTTTGGGTCTGGGCGGTCTTCGCCTTCATGTATTTGCCAATCGCGATGATCGCGCTGTTTTCGGTCAACGATTCCAAGATCATGTCGCTGCCATTCTCGGGCTTCACCCTGAAATGGTATGCCGAGGTGATGGGCGACGGACGCCTGGGCGGGGGCTTCCTGACCACGCTGAGCGTCGCTTTCCCCGTCGCGATCTGCGCGACGCTTCTGGGCGGGCTCGCCGCTTTGGCGATCAGCTTCTACCCGATGCGCGGGCGCGGCATCTTCGCGGTGTTGCTGCTCGCGCCCTTCCTGATCCCGAAACTGATCCTCGCCGTGGCGCAGCTGATCATGTTCAACGAGACCGGGGTGGCGCGCAGCCTACTCACCGTGATCGCCGCGCAGACGGTGATCGTGCTGCCCTTCTCGACGCTGGTGATCGCCTCGGTGCTGATCCGTATCGATCGCGGGTTGCTGGAAGCCGCAGCCGATCTGGGCGCCTCCGGCCTCTCGGCCTTCCGCCGCGTGGTGCTGCCGCTCATGGCGAACGGGCTGATGGCGTCGTGGGTCGTAGCCTTCGTACTCTCCTCGGCCGAATACGTCCTGACCGCTTTCGTCTCGGGCCGCGCGCAACCGCTTTCGGTGCTCGTCGCCTCCGACTTCCGCTTCGCGCTCTCTCCCTCACTCAACGCGCTCGCCGTGATGATCGTCTTCGGCAACATCGCCCTCGTGGCGCTGGCCGAGCTGATCCGCCGCCGCGCCTCCAAGACGGGGGCCTGA
- a CDS encoding MurR/RpiR family transcriptional regulator, with protein sequence MTQEMSPEAQPGSGDDPIDMRIMAIFPELTPSEKRLAEVVLEAQSTLSSYTAAELAESAGISSATAARFFKRLGYRNYNEARLHSRRNGSWGSPLSELSDGTAPGQLADHFAQDMQNLTRSTEILSEEAVRDAVEHLASARRIWVLGYRNSRALAIYARALLLNLKSDVQLLPYEGASLAEDVAGFAPGDVLLAIGLRRRPRALGEVMTVAREAGIPTILIGDPTVAQTARHATITLRCHNRGQGIFDSTVVAMSLINFLCSSLVDSLGPEARKRLARIEDLHARFDDLGPPPESLEALTKAAKQDK encoded by the coding sequence GTGACGCAAGAGATGTCCCCCGAGGCGCAACCCGGGTCGGGAGATGACCCGATCGACATGCGGATCATGGCGATCTTTCCCGAGCTGACCCCCAGCGAGAAACGCCTTGCCGAGGTTGTGCTCGAAGCGCAATCGACCCTGTCGAGCTACACGGCGGCGGAACTCGCCGAAAGCGCGGGGATCTCCTCGGCCACGGCGGCGCGCTTTTTCAAGCGGCTGGGTTATCGCAATTACAACGAGGCGCGGCTGCATTCGCGGCGCAATGGTAGCTGGGGCTCGCCGCTGAGCGAGTTGAGCGACGGCACCGCGCCGGGACAGCTCGCCGATCACTTTGCACAGGACATGCAGAACCTGACCCGCAGCACCGAGATCCTGTCGGAGGAGGCGGTGCGCGACGCGGTTGAGCACCTCGCCTCGGCGCGCCGGATCTGGGTTCTCGGCTATAGGAACTCGCGGGCGCTTGCGATCTACGCCCGCGCCCTGCTGCTCAATCTGAAATCGGACGTGCAGCTTCTGCCCTATGAGGGCGCGTCGCTCGCCGAGGATGTCGCGGGGTTCGCGCCGGGCGATGTGCTGCTTGCGATCGGGCTGCGGCGCAGGCCGCGCGCACTCGGCGAAGTGATGACGGTCGCGCGCGAGGCGGGCATCCCGACGATCCTGATCGGCGACCCTACCGTGGCGCAGACCGCACGCCACGCGACGATCACTTTACGCTGTCACAATCGCGGTCAGGGCATCTTCGACAGCACGGTCGTCGCGATGAGCCTGATCAACTTCCTCTGTTCGAGCCTGGTGGACTCGCTTGGCCCCGAAGCCCGGAAGCGACTCGCCCGGATTGAGGACCTTCATGCGCGTTTCGACGACCTCGGACCGCCCCCGGAGAGCCTCGAGGCGCTCACCAAGGCTGCAAAACAGGACAAATAG
- a CDS encoding diaminopropionate ammonia-lyase has translation MIFENALGEGQSNELILNPHYDTAKGYGPKQEAFLNDAAFDLAKRTISSWKGYAPTPLVSLPVMAAKAGVAEIQFKDEGGRFGLGSFKALGGAYAVLRLLAREIAKAKDIPEPSAEDIVAGKYADIVSQLTVCCATDGNHGRSVAWGAQRFGCRCVIFIHATVSEARKEAIEAYGAEVRRCAGNYDDSVREAQDTATREGWFVVSDTSYPGYTEIPKDVMQGYEIMAAEAADTLGLPPTHIFIQTGVGGLAAAVAAQFARRYGPEAPRVILADPDQSACWLETIRESKPTAVEGDLDTLMAGLACGEVSLLAWDVLEPLAFAVMSVADPDAVAVMRALANPDGSDPPVAAGESAVAGLAAFLAAAANDEARATLGIDAHSRILCFGTEGDTDAALFKTLVGRSAAEVRGAA, from the coding sequence ATGATTTTCGAAAATGCCCTCGGAGAGGGGCAATCCAACGAGCTCATTCTGAACCCGCATTACGACACGGCAAAAGGCTATGGACCCAAGCAGGAGGCCTTTTTGAACGATGCGGCCTTCGATCTGGCCAAGCGCACGATTTCTTCGTGGAAAGGCTACGCGCCGACGCCCCTCGTCTCGCTGCCCGTGATGGCAGCGAAGGCGGGCGTGGCCGAGATTCAGTTCAAGGATGAGGGCGGACGCTTCGGCCTCGGCAGCTTCAAGGCGCTTGGCGGCGCCTACGCCGTGCTGCGGCTTCTGGCCCGGGAGATCGCAAAGGCGAAGGACATCCCCGAGCCCAGCGCCGAAGACATCGTCGCGGGCAAATATGCGGACATCGTTTCGCAACTGACCGTCTGCTGCGCGACCGACGGCAATCACGGCCGCTCGGTCGCATGGGGCGCGCAGCGCTTCGGCTGCCGCTGTGTGATCTTCATTCACGCCACGGTCTCCGAGGCCCGCAAGGAGGCGATCGAGGCCTACGGCGCCGAGGTCCGCCGTTGCGCCGGCAATTACGACGACAGCGTCAGAGAGGCGCAGGACACCGCCACGCGCGAAGGTTGGTTTGTGGTCTCGGACACCTCATATCCAGGCTATACCGAAATCCCGAAAGACGTGATGCAGGGCTATGAGATCATGGCGGCGGAAGCGGCTGATACGCTTGGCCTCCCGCCCACCCATATCTTCATCCAGACCGGCGTCGGCGGGCTGGCGGCGGCGGTCGCGGCGCAGTTCGCGCGCCGCTATGGCCCGGAAGCCCCGCGGGTAATCCTCGCCGATCCCGACCAATCGGCCTGCTGGCTCGAGACGATCCGCGAAAGCAAACCCACTGCCGTCGAGGGCGATCTGGACACGCTGATGGCAGGTCTGGCCTGTGGCGAGGTCTCGCTGCTGGCCTGGGACGTGCTGGAGCCGCTGGCTTTCGCGGTGATGTCCGTGGCCGACCCGGATGCCGTCGCGGTGATGCGCGCGCTGGCCAACCCTGACGGGAGCGATCCGCCGGTGGCCGCCGGAGAATCCGCTGTGGCGGGGCTCGCCGCCTTCCTCGCAGCTGCCGCGAATGACGAAGCACGCGCAACCCTCGGGATCGACGCGCATTCGCGCATCCTGTGCTTCGGCACGGAAGGCGACACCGACGCCGCGCTGTTCAAAACCCTCGTCGGCCGCAGCGCCGCTGAAGTGCGAGGCGCGGCATGA
- a CDS encoding ABC transporter ATP-binding protein has translation MPLLRARALRKTYGTVQAVRGVNFRLDENSYVTLLGPSGCGKTSILRMIGGFEEVSEGMLELDGKKINDVSPSARPINTVFQSYALFPHLSVLENVGFGLRYKGLSRKQEREKARAALETVQMTAMADRRPRQLSGGQQQRVALARAIANEPRLLLLDEPLSALDRRMRKDMQIELKDLQRRLKMTFLHVTHDQEEAFALSDWIIVMRDGIIEQQGAPDTIYRRPETAYVADFIGGAACVPGEITDTAIGAYEIETSLGQFATPGVRGLQAGSPAVLCLRPEQLFLDPQGRISARVTHAVYRGAEWLVEAEAAGTTLALTVGHDDVPEIGAEIRIGFDPAQVWIAKAEAEQKAGQTAEAKP, from the coding sequence ATGCCCCTGCTCCGCGCGCGCGCCCTTCGCAAAACATATGGCACCGTGCAGGCCGTGCGCGGTGTGAATTTCCGGCTCGACGAGAATTCCTATGTTACGCTGCTGGGGCCTTCGGGCTGCGGCAAGACCTCGATCCTGCGCATGATCGGCGGGTTCGAGGAGGTGAGCGAGGGGATGCTCGAGCTTGACGGCAAGAAGATCAACGACGTGTCCCCAAGCGCCCGCCCGATCAACACCGTCTTCCAGAGCTACGCCCTCTTCCCGCATCTGAGCGTGCTCGAAAACGTGGGCTTTGGGCTGCGCTACAAGGGTCTGAGCCGCAAGCAAGAGCGCGAGAAGGCCCGCGCGGCGCTGGAAACCGTGCAAATGACCGCGATGGCCGACCGCCGCCCGCGCCAGCTCTCGGGCGGGCAGCAACAGCGCGTGGCGCTGGCCCGCGCGATCGCCAACGAGCCGCGCCTTCTGCTGCTGGACGAGCCGCTCTCCGCGCTCGACCGGCGGATGCGCAAGGACATGCAGATCGAGCTGAAAGACCTTCAGCGGCGACTGAAAATGACGTTTCTCCATGTCACCCACGATCAGGAAGAGGCCTTCGCGCTCTCGGATTGGATCATCGTGATGCGTGACGGGATCATCGAACAACAAGGCGCCCCGGATACGATTTATCGCCGTCCCGAGACCGCGTATGTGGCCGATTTCATCGGGGGCGCGGCCTGCGTGCCGGGCGAGATCACCGACACCGCCATTGGGGCCTATGAGATCGAAACCTCCTTGGGCCAGTTCGCGACACCCGGCGTGCGCGGTCTGCAAGCCGGCTCCCCCGCCGTGCTCTGCCTGCGCCCCGAGCAATTGTTCCTTGACCCGCAGGGCCGGATTTCCGCGCGCGTGACACATGCCGTCTATCGCGGTGCGGAGTGGCTGGTCGAAGCCGAGGCCGCGGGCACCACACTGGCGCTGACCGTCGGCCATGACGACGTGCCCGAGATCGGTGCGGAGATCCGCATCGGCTTCGATCCCGCGCAGGTCTGGATCGCGAAAGCCGAGGCGGAACAGAAGGCAGGGCAGACTGCGGAGGCCAAGCCATGA
- a CDS encoding N-carbamoyl-D-amino-acid hydrolase, which yields MTRKFIAAAAQLGPIARDEPRASAVARMQKLLIEAHRRGAELVVFPELALTTFFPRWLIEDEAELDSFYETEMPNAEVQPLFDTARELGVGFYLGYAEIAYENGQKRRFNTSIMVDKSGQIIGKYRKIHLPGHPEYEDWRPFQHLEKRYFEHGNLGFGVFDGFGGKLGMCLCNDRRWPETFRVLGLRGAELVMLGYNTPVHYPLAPEHDHLQDFHNHLSMQAGAYANGCWVIGTAKAGREEGCDLIGGTCIIAPTGEIIAKTQGFGDELAMAEIDLDRCRELRENVFNFALHREPDDYRDICAG from the coding sequence ATGACCCGCAAATTCATTGCCGCCGCCGCACAGCTTGGGCCGATTGCGCGTGACGAGCCGCGTGCCTCTGCCGTGGCGCGAATGCAGAAGCTGTTGATCGAAGCCCATCGGCGCGGCGCGGAACTGGTCGTCTTCCCCGAACTGGCGCTGACCACCTTCTTCCCGCGCTGGCTGATCGAAGACGAGGCCGAGCTCGACAGCTTCTATGAAACCGAGATGCCGAACGCCGAGGTTCAACCACTGTTCGACACCGCCCGCGAACTCGGCGTCGGCTTCTATCTCGGCTATGCGGAGATCGCCTACGAGAACGGCCAGAAGCGCCGCTTCAACACCTCGATCATGGTCGACAAGAGCGGCCAGATCATTGGCAAATACCGCAAGATCCACCTGCCCGGCCATCCGGAATACGAAGACTGGCGCCCCTTCCAGCATCTGGAGAAACGCTATTTCGAACATGGCAATCTCGGCTTCGGGGTGTTCGACGGCTTCGGCGGCAAGCTGGGCATGTGCCTGTGCAACGACCGCCGCTGGCCCGAGACTTTCCGTGTGCTGGGCTTGCGCGGGGCGGAACTGGTGATGCTGGGCTACAATACGCCGGTGCATTATCCGCTCGCGCCCGAGCATGACCACCTGCAGGACTTCCACAACCACCTGTCTATGCAGGCAGGCGCTTATGCGAACGGGTGCTGGGTGATTGGCACGGCGAAAGCGGGGCGCGAAGAGGGCTGCGACCTGATCGGCGGCACATGCATCATCGCGCCCACCGGCGAGATCATCGCCAAGACCCAAGGGTTCGGCGATGAGCTGGCGATGGCGGAAATCGACCTCGACCGCTGCCGCGAGCTGCGCGAGAACGTCTTCAACTTCGCGCTTCACCGAGAGCCGGACGACTACCGCGACATCTGCGCAGGATAA
- a CDS encoding Zn-dependent hydrolase, with product MSITIDITRLMARLDRLGQIGALSGGGVKRLALSPEDAEGRALVIRWMRELGLEITTDVIGNCWGIRAGEEDGPPVVMGSHIDTVATGGLYDGSLGVLAGLEVIEALNVAGARTRRPVAVAFFTNEEGARFAPDMMGSGVAQGALPLDEMLEVEGIDGVRLRDALAAIDAAGPAPVGALKPHSYLELHIEQGPVLETEELEIGVVTGVQGISWTEITVTGASAHAGTTPMALRHDAGAVMARIAVEAQQIAADHGPPQVATVGRMRVSPDLVNVVPQEAVMTVDLRHTDEATLQKAETRLWRAAQEFARAGGCAITRRTLARFEPVEFDPALVDRVAAAAEARGLRHRRMPSGAGHDAQMFAPNCPSAMIFVPSKDGISHNIHEYTAPSDIAGGAQVLMDVVCQQAELQDAPEFQTIETGQLP from the coding sequence ATGAGTATCACCATCGACATCACGCGCCTCATGGCGCGACTGGACCGGCTGGGGCAGATCGGCGCCCTGTCCGGAGGCGGCGTGAAGCGCCTCGCGCTCAGCCCTGAAGACGCCGAAGGCCGCGCCCTCGTAATACGCTGGATGCGCGAGTTGGGTCTCGAGATCACCACGGACGTCATCGGCAATTGCTGGGGCATCCGCGCGGGCGAGGAGGACGGCCCGCCAGTCGTGATGGGCTCGCATATCGACACGGTCGCGACGGGCGGTCTCTATGACGGCAGCCTTGGCGTGTTGGCCGGATTGGAAGTGATCGAGGCGCTCAATGTCGCTGGCGCGCGCACCCGCCGCCCCGTTGCGGTCGCGTTCTTCACCAATGAGGAAGGCGCACGCTTCGCCCCGGACATGATGGGCTCGGGCGTGGCGCAAGGTGCGCTGCCGCTCGACGAGATGCTGGAGGTGGAAGGCATCGACGGGGTGCGCCTGCGCGATGCGCTCGCCGCCATTGATGCCGCAGGCCCCGCCCCGGTCGGCGCGCTGAAACCGCACAGCTATCTGGAACTGCATATCGAACAGGGCCCGGTGCTGGAAACCGAGGAGCTGGAGATCGGCGTCGTGACCGGCGTGCAGGGCATTTCCTGGACCGAGATCACAGTGACAGGCGCCTCGGCCCATGCGGGAACGACGCCGATGGCGCTGCGCCACGATGCGGGGGCCGTGATGGCACGGATCGCCGTGGAGGCCCAGCAGATCGCGGCCGATCACGGGCCGCCGCAGGTCGCGACCGTGGGTCGCATGCGCGTCTCGCCCGATCTGGTCAACGTGGTGCCGCAAGAAGCGGTGATGACCGTCGATCTGCGCCATACCGACGAGGCTACGCTGCAAAAGGCCGAGACCCGGCTTTGGCGCGCAGCGCAGGAGTTCGCACGCGCTGGGGGATGCGCGATCACCCGCCGAACGCTGGCCCGCTTCGAGCCGGTGGAGTTCGACCCGGCGCTGGTCGACCGTGTCGCGGCTGCCGCCGAAGCACGCGGGCTGCGCCATCGCCGTATGCCTTCAGGCGCAGGCCATGATGCGCAGATGTTCGCTCCCAATTGCCCCTCGGCCATGATCTTCGTGCCCTCAAAGGACGGGATCAGCCACAACATTCACGAATATACCGCCCCCTCGGACATCGCGGGCGGGGCGCAGGTGCTGATGGATGTCGTCTGCCAGCAGGCGGAGCTTCAGGACGCGCCCGAATTTCAAACGATCGAGACAGGACAATTGCCATGA
- a CDS encoding aldehyde dehydrogenase (NADP(+)), translating into MTFTPHGQHLIAGDWVGTDKTFSSDPAHGPSHEFCVGTVEMVNAACEAAEEAFWDYGYSSRETRATFLEAIADEIDARGEAITEIGTQESGLPEARLNGERGRTVGQLRLFASHIRNGDYLDRRHDKALPDRQPLPRPDLRMMQRPIGPVAVFGASNFPLAFSTAGGDTAAALAAGCPVVVKGHSAHPGTGEIVAEAIKAAVEKTGMPKGVFSLIQGGRRDVGQGLVQHPLIKAVGFTGSLGGGRALFDLCAQRPEPIPFFGELGSVNPMFLLPEAAKARGAEIGTGWAGSLTMGAGQFCTNPGIAVVEDGPAGDAFVAAAKEALSASGPQVMLTDGIAQAYRDGKDRFDTRNSVTPVLTTEQEGRNASPNLYETSAENYLQDHALGEEVFGPLGLVVRVSNSAQLVDLAKGFEGQLTATMHLDDGDAELARKLLPVLERKAGRVMANGFPTGVEVSDAMVHGGPYPASTNFGATSVGTLSIRRFLRPVCYQNIPEGVLPADLA; encoded by the coding sequence ATGACCTTCACCCCGCACGGACAACACCTGATCGCTGGCGACTGGGTCGGCACCGACAAGACTTTCTCCTCCGACCCAGCCCACGGGCCGAGCCATGAGTTCTGCGTCGGCACGGTCGAGATGGTGAATGCGGCCTGCGAGGCAGCCGAGGAGGCGTTCTGGGACTACGGCTATTCGAGCCGTGAGACCCGCGCGACGTTCCTGGAGGCCATCGCTGACGAAATCGATGCACGCGGCGAGGCGATCACCGAGATCGGCACTCAGGAAAGCGGTTTGCCCGAGGCCCGCCTGAACGGCGAGCGCGGGCGCACGGTAGGCCAGCTGCGCCTCTTTGCCAGCCATATCCGCAACGGCGACTATCTCGACCGCCGCCATGACAAGGCACTCCCCGATCGCCAGCCGCTGCCGCGTCCCGATCTGCGGATGATGCAGCGTCCGATCGGTCCGGTCGCGGTCTTCGGCGCGTCGAACTTCCCGCTGGCGTTTTCGACGGCGGGCGGCGACACCGCCGCCGCGCTGGCCGCAGGCTGCCCGGTCGTGGTGAAGGGCCACTCCGCCCATCCGGGCACCGGCGAAATCGTGGCCGAGGCGATCAAGGCCGCAGTCGAGAAGACCGGCATGCCCAAAGGCGTCTTCAGTCTGATTCAGGGCGGACGCCGTGACGTGGGGCAAGGGCTCGTGCAGCATCCGCTGATCAAGGCGGTGGGCTTCACTGGTAGCTTGGGCGGTGGTCGTGCGCTCTTCGATCTCTGCGCGCAGCGCCCCGAGCCGATCCCTTTCTTCGGCGAACTTGGCTCGGTGAACCCGATGTTCCTGCTGCCTGAGGCGGCGAAGGCGCGCGGCGCCGAGATCGGCACCGGCTGGGCAGGCTCGCTGACGATGGGCGCGGGCCAGTTCTGCACCAACCCGGGCATCGCCGTGGTCGAGGACGGCCCGGCAGGCGACGCCTTCGTCGCCGCCGCGAAAGAGGCGCTGTCGGCCTCCGGCCCACAGGTCATGCTGACGGACGGCATCGCGCAGGCCTATCGCGACGGCAAAGACCGGTTCGATACGCGAAACTCCGTGACCCCGGTGCTGACGACCGAGCAGGAAGGCCGCAACGCCTCCCCGAACCTCTACGAGACGAGCGCCGAGAACTACCTGCAGGATCATGCGCTTGGCGAAGAAGTCTTCGGGCCGCTCGGTCTGGTCGTGCGGGTCTCTAACTCGGCGCAGCTGGTTGACCTCGCGAAGGGTTTCGAGGGTCAGCTGACCGCGACGATGCATCTCGATGACGGCGATGCCGAGCTGGCGCGCAAGCTGCTGCCGGTGCTCGAGCGCAAGGCGGGCCGCGTGATGGCGAACGGCTTCCCGACCGGTGTCGAGGTCAGCGATGCGATGGTCCATGGCGGGCCCTATCCGGCGTCCACGAACTTCGGCGCGACCAGTGTCGGCACGCTCTCGATCCGGCGCTTCCTGCGCCCGGTCTGCTACCAGAACATCCCCGAGGGCGTGCTGCCCGCGGACCTTGCGTGA
- a CDS encoding ABC transporter permease, with product MSLRVGTLLAAPVTAFLLALCVAPLLILFAYSFFRVDFVAISYDPSFANYAKIAGSATYRGLILKAFGSGALVVAITAVIGYPVAWFLAKRAGAMKSALLTLLLVPLYSGDLVRVFAWRVLLGAEGVINRSLIWAGVSDAPIQGLLFSPLATHIALTYNYLPFMVIGLWLAFESLDDAWLEAAADLGARSPSRFARVTLPLTFPGLVAGGLMVFVMVVGDYLTPQLLGGASGITVISAINDLFGTAFDWPLGSAIAWTMLAILMAFFAVGAMLIRRSSLVGGS from the coding sequence ATGAGCCTGCGCGTCGGCACGCTCCTCGCCGCCCCGGTGACGGCCTTCCTGCTGGCGCTTTGCGTGGCGCCGCTTCTGATCCTCTTTGCCTACAGCTTCTTCCGCGTCGATTTCGTCGCGATCTCTTACGACCCGTCCTTCGCGAATTACGCAAAGATCGCGGGCTCTGCGACCTATCGCGGGCTGATCCTGAAAGCCTTTGGTTCGGGCGCGCTCGTGGTCGCGATCACCGCCGTGATCGGCTACCCGGTCGCGTGGTTCCTTGCCAAACGCGCGGGCGCTATGAAATCCGCGCTGCTGACACTGCTGCTGGTGCCGCTTTATTCCGGCGATCTGGTGCGAGTGTTTGCGTGGCGCGTGTTGCTTGGCGCCGAAGGGGTCATTAACCGCTCGCTGATCTGGGCAGGTGTCTCCGACGCGCCCATTCAGGGGCTGCTGTTTTCACCGCTCGCGACCCATATCGCGCTGACCTACAACTACCTGCCCTTCATGGTGATCGGGCTGTGGCTCGCCTTCGAGAGCCTCGATGACGCGTGGCTGGAAGCCGCCGCCGATCTGGGCGCGCGCAGCCCCAGCCGCTTCGCCCGCGTGACCCTGCCGCTGACCTTCCCCGGCCTGGTAGCGGGCGGGCTGATGGTCTTCGTGATGGTGGTCGGCGATTACCTCACGCCGCAACTTCTGGGCGGGGCCTCGGGCATCACCGTGATCTCCGCGATCAACGACCTCTTCGGCACTGCCTTCGACTGGCCACTCGGCTCGGCCATCGCCTGGACGATGCTCGCGATCCTGATGGCATTCTTTGCCGTGGGCGCGATGCTGATCCGCCGCTCCAGCCTTGTGGGAGGGTCCTGA
- a CDS encoding extracellular solute-binding protein: MDRRLFLKSALAGTALGAFGPAGRALAATDLLWMTWENLAKDDYLAPFLDSHDVDLTKTFIGTDDEQFAKLRAGGASSVDLITPGLDKVSYYTASDLLQPIDFDKVPNAKLLYDTFKKTNLGKTDGQTYGIPFYWGINPIVYRADLMDGEPDWSVFFEGDKYNGKLAMRDYALEGIMIAAMYLGIPRDEMFTMDDKQLAEVKKVLMIQKSKLRTYWNSIGDLTNLFATGEVVCAFSWVPPYYDLKEKGLEMGMAKPKQGVIGWCDTIAVPKGVEGARRDAVFELVNYLLGPTYGKKLAYGGPYAQSTSAARDEIDEAQQEKIFIKDLSVMDNFVWKQNPPRYNDWVALWNEVKAS; the protein is encoded by the coding sequence ATGGATCGCCGACTATTCCTGAAATCTGCGCTTGCGGGCACCGCTCTCGGGGCGTTCGGCCCGGCGGGACGAGCGCTGGCCGCGACCGATCTTCTGTGGATGACCTGGGAGAACCTCGCTAAGGACGACTATCTCGCGCCCTTCCTCGACAGCCATGACGTCGACCTGACCAAAACCTTCATCGGCACCGATGACGAGCAATTCGCGAAACTGCGCGCGGGCGGGGCCTCCTCGGTCGATCTGATCACGCCCGGCCTCGACAAGGTGTCCTACTACACCGCCTCTGATCTTCTGCAGCCGATCGACTTCGACAAGGTGCCGAACGCGAAGCTCCTCTACGACACGTTCAAGAAGACCAATCTGGGCAAGACGGACGGCCAGACCTACGGCATCCCCTTCTATTGGGGCATCAACCCGATCGTCTATCGCGCCGACCTGATGGATGGAGAGCCCGATTGGTCCGTCTTCTTCGAAGGCGACAAATACAACGGCAAGCTCGCGATGCGCGATTACGCGCTCGAAGGGATCATGATCGCCGCGATGTATCTGGGCATCCCGCGCGACGAGATGTTCACGATGGACGACAAGCAGCTCGCCGAAGTGAAGAAAGTGCTGATGATCCAGAAGAGCAAGCTGCGCACCTACTGGAACTCGATCGGCGACCTGACCAATCTCTTCGCGACCGGCGAAGTGGTCTGCGCCTTCTCCTGGGTGCCGCCCTATTACGACCTGAAGGAAAAGGGTCTCGAAATGGGGATGGCCAAGCCCAAGCAAGGCGTAATCGGCTGGTGCGATACGATCGCCGTTCCGAAAGGCGTCGAGGGCGCGCGCCGTGATGCGGTGTTTGAACTGGTGAACTACCTGCTCGGCCCGACTTACGGCAAGAAGCTCGCCTATGGCGGTCCCTATGCGCAATCGACCTCCGCCGCGCGCGACGAGATCGACGAAGCCCAGCAGGAAAAGATCTTCATCAAGGATCTGTCGGTCATGGACAACTTCGTCTGGAAGCAAAATCCGCCGCGCTACAACGACTGGGTCGCACTCTGGAACGAAGTGAAGGCCAGCTAA